The Euphorbia lathyris chromosome 8, ddEupLath1.1, whole genome shotgun sequence genome has a window encoding:
- the LOC136201996 gene encoding probable glutamate carboxypeptidase LAMP1 isoform X1, producing MMIMISTATAIFLAVAASFSLFFPTPKSYYHSLYIYTSLSNNASISHNLYMLTRRPHVAGTEANEEAAAFVLSTLASYSIKSHIVSYDVSLTYPISRSLTLTTLKELIKFDLRQEIYNGDPYADVANEVQPTFHAYAKSGTATGPVVYVNYGRVEDFKTLEDMGVNVSGTVVLARYGKIYRGDIAHNAFEAGAIGAVIYTDRKDYGGGSGGEGWFPASKWMPPSGVQVGSVYDGTGDPTTPGWASVEGCERLSDDEVEKGGYVPMIPSLPVSATDGETIIESIGGQVASEDWQGSTDGPIYRVGPGPGVLNLTYNGKQTIATIQNVIAVIEGSEEPDRFVILGNHRDAWTFGAVDPNSGTAALLEVAQRMEKLQKKGWKPRRTIVFCNWDAEEYGLIGSTEWVEDNRELLASRAVAYLNVDCAVSGPGFHASATPQLDELLKQATQQVQDPDNSSQTIYESWAGSGNSPEIGRLGGAGSDYAAFVQHIGVASADFFYGGAYPVYHSMYDDFVWMKNFGDPMFQRHIAAASVWGLVALRLADEEILPFNYLSYAYELQKCAKNLEDGISDKGINFEPLFKSIEELTKAATKIQNEVRAIRKNRGWGWASMWKKDQVRVRELNDRLMMAERAFTDQDGLSGRPWYKHLIYAPSKHNDYGSNSFPGIDDATETAKSLNTSESWHYVQHEVWRVSRAVRHVSRVLNGELT from the exons ATGATGATCATGATCAGCACAGCAACTGCTATTTTTCTAGCAGTAGCAGCATCTTTCTCTTTATTCTTTCCAACTCCAAAATCTTATTATCATTCACTCTACATATACACTTCCCTATCCAACAATGCCTCAATATCACACAACCTCTACATGCTAACCCGCCGCCCTCATGTTGCCGGAACAGAAGCCAACGAGGAGGCTGCAGCCTTTGTGCTATCTACTCTTGCTTCCTACAGTATTAAATCTCACATCGTTTCCTATGATGTCTCCCTCACTTATCCTATCTCACGTTCTTTGACTCTAACAACTCTAAAAGAACTGATCAAGTTCGATCTTCGTCAGGAGATTTACAATGGAGATCCTTATGCGGATGTAGCAAATGAAGTTCAACCTACCTTTCATGCATATGCAAAGTCAGGAACTGCAACTGGACCTGTGGTGTATGTGAACTATGGAAGAGTGGAAGACTTCAAGACACTGGAAGACATGGGGGTGAATGTATCAGGAACTGTTGTATTGGCTAGGTATGGGAAGATTTATAGAGGTGATATTGCACATAATGCTTTCGAGGCAGGTGCTATAGGGGCTGTTATTTACACCGATAGGAAAGACTACGGTGGTGGAAGTGGCGGAGAAGGGTGGTTTCCGGCTTCTAAGTGGATGCCGCCAAGTGGGGTTCAAGTAGGGTCTGTTTATGATGGAACGGGTGACCCTACCACCCCTGGATGGGCAAGTGTTGAAGGATGTGAAAGACTTTCGGATGATGAAGTCGAAAAAGGCGGCTACGTTCCTATGATTCCGTCCTTGCCAGTGTCTGCAACTGATGGTGAAACAATCATTGAGTCTATTGGCGGGCAAGTGGCTAGTGAAGACTGGCAAGGAAGCACAGATGGTCCAATTTATAGGGTTGGACCAGGACCAGGAGTACTAAACCTCACTTATAAT GGAAAGCAGACTATAGCAACAATTCAGAATGTTATTGCTGTAATAGAAGGATCAGAAGAACCTGATCG GTTTGTCATTCTCGGTAATCATCGAGATGCATGGACATTCGGAGCTGTTGATCCAAACAGTGGCACTGCTGCACTGCTAGAG GTTGCTCAAAGAATGGAAAAGCTACAGAAAAAAGGGTGGAAACCTCGACGAACAATAGTTTTCTGCAATTGGGATGCTGAGGAGTATGGCCTg ATAGGATCAACTGAGTGGGTAGAAGACAACAGAGAATTGCTAGCTTCAAGAGCTGTAGCTTACTTGAATGTTGACTGTGCAGTATCTGGACCAGGATTTCATGCTTCTGCAACTCCTCAACTTGATGAATTACTCAAACAGGCTACTCAACAG GTTCAAGACCCAGACAACTCATCACAGACCATCTATGAATCATGGGCTGGTTCCGGCAACTCTCCGGAG ATTGGGAGATTGGGTGGCGCAGGATCAGACTATGCAGCTTTTGTGCAACATATAGGTGTTGCTTCAGCTGATTTCTTCTATGGCGGAG CATACCCAGTATACCACTCTATGTACGACGATTTCGTCTGGATGAAGAATTTCGGAGACCCCATGTTTCAAAGACATATTGCAG CTGCTAGTGTTTGGGGTTTGGTAGCTCTTCGGTTAGCTGATGAAGAAATATTGCCTTTTAACTATCTATCCTATGCATATGAGCTCCAG AAATGTGCAAAGAATTTGGAAGATGGGATATCAGATAAGGGAATAAATTTTGAACCACTATTCAAGTCCATCGAGGAGCTAACAAAAGCAGCTACCAAAATACAAAATGAAGTAAGG GCAATAAGAAAAAACAGAGGCTGGGGCTGGGCATCAATGTGGAAGAAAGACCAAGTAAGAGTGAGAGAACTCAATGACAGACTAATGATGGCAGAACGAGCATTCACAGACCAAGATGGGCTCTCTGGGAGGCCATGGTATAAGCATTTG ATATATGCACCCTCAAAGCATAATGACTATGGATCCAATTCCTTTCCTGGAATAGATGATGCAACTGAAACAGCAAAGAGTCTCAACACCTCAGAGTCATGGCACTATGTACAGCACGAAGTTTGGAGAGTCTCTAGAGCTGTGAGGCATGTCTCACGAGTTCTCAATGGTGAACTAACATGA
- the LOC136201996 gene encoding probable glutamate carboxypeptidase LAMP1 isoform X2, producing the protein MMIMISTATAIFLAVAASFSLFFPTPKSYYHSLYIYTSLSNNASISHNLYMLTRRPHVAGTEANEEAAAFVLSTLASYSIKSHIVSYDVSLTYPISRSLTLTTLKELIKFDLRQEIYNGDPYADVANEVQPTFHAYAKSGTATGPVVYVNYGRVEDFKTLEDMGVNVSGTVVLARYGKIYRGDIAHNAFEAGAIGAVIYTDRKDYGGGSGGEGWFPASKWMPPSGVQVGSVYDGTGDPTTPGWASVEGCERLSDDEVEKGGYVPMIPSLPVSATDGETIIESIGGQVASEDWQGSTDGPIYRVGPGPGVLNLTYNGKQTIATIQNVIAVIEGSEEPDRFVILGNHRDAWTFGAVDPNSGTAALLEVAQRMEKLQKKGWKPRRTIVFCNWDAEEYGLIGSTEWVEDNRELLASRAVAYLNVDCAVSGPGFHASATPQLDELLKQATQQVQDPDNSSQTIYESWAGSGNSPEIGRLGGAGSDYAAFVQHIGVASADFFYGGAYPVYHSMYDDFVWMKNFGDPMFQRHIAAASVWGLVALRLADEEILPFNYLSYAYELQKCAKNLEDGISDKGINFEPLFKSIEELTKAATKIQNEAIRKNRGWGWASMWKKDQVRVRELNDRLMMAERAFTDQDGLSGRPWYKHLIYAPSKHNDYGSNSFPGIDDATETAKSLNTSESWHYVQHEVWRVSRAVRHVSRVLNGELT; encoded by the exons ATGATGATCATGATCAGCACAGCAACTGCTATTTTTCTAGCAGTAGCAGCATCTTTCTCTTTATTCTTTCCAACTCCAAAATCTTATTATCATTCACTCTACATATACACTTCCCTATCCAACAATGCCTCAATATCACACAACCTCTACATGCTAACCCGCCGCCCTCATGTTGCCGGAACAGAAGCCAACGAGGAGGCTGCAGCCTTTGTGCTATCTACTCTTGCTTCCTACAGTATTAAATCTCACATCGTTTCCTATGATGTCTCCCTCACTTATCCTATCTCACGTTCTTTGACTCTAACAACTCTAAAAGAACTGATCAAGTTCGATCTTCGTCAGGAGATTTACAATGGAGATCCTTATGCGGATGTAGCAAATGAAGTTCAACCTACCTTTCATGCATATGCAAAGTCAGGAACTGCAACTGGACCTGTGGTGTATGTGAACTATGGAAGAGTGGAAGACTTCAAGACACTGGAAGACATGGGGGTGAATGTATCAGGAACTGTTGTATTGGCTAGGTATGGGAAGATTTATAGAGGTGATATTGCACATAATGCTTTCGAGGCAGGTGCTATAGGGGCTGTTATTTACACCGATAGGAAAGACTACGGTGGTGGAAGTGGCGGAGAAGGGTGGTTTCCGGCTTCTAAGTGGATGCCGCCAAGTGGGGTTCAAGTAGGGTCTGTTTATGATGGAACGGGTGACCCTACCACCCCTGGATGGGCAAGTGTTGAAGGATGTGAAAGACTTTCGGATGATGAAGTCGAAAAAGGCGGCTACGTTCCTATGATTCCGTCCTTGCCAGTGTCTGCAACTGATGGTGAAACAATCATTGAGTCTATTGGCGGGCAAGTGGCTAGTGAAGACTGGCAAGGAAGCACAGATGGTCCAATTTATAGGGTTGGACCAGGACCAGGAGTACTAAACCTCACTTATAAT GGAAAGCAGACTATAGCAACAATTCAGAATGTTATTGCTGTAATAGAAGGATCAGAAGAACCTGATCG GTTTGTCATTCTCGGTAATCATCGAGATGCATGGACATTCGGAGCTGTTGATCCAAACAGTGGCACTGCTGCACTGCTAGAG GTTGCTCAAAGAATGGAAAAGCTACAGAAAAAAGGGTGGAAACCTCGACGAACAATAGTTTTCTGCAATTGGGATGCTGAGGAGTATGGCCTg ATAGGATCAACTGAGTGGGTAGAAGACAACAGAGAATTGCTAGCTTCAAGAGCTGTAGCTTACTTGAATGTTGACTGTGCAGTATCTGGACCAGGATTTCATGCTTCTGCAACTCCTCAACTTGATGAATTACTCAAACAGGCTACTCAACAG GTTCAAGACCCAGACAACTCATCACAGACCATCTATGAATCATGGGCTGGTTCCGGCAACTCTCCGGAG ATTGGGAGATTGGGTGGCGCAGGATCAGACTATGCAGCTTTTGTGCAACATATAGGTGTTGCTTCAGCTGATTTCTTCTATGGCGGAG CATACCCAGTATACCACTCTATGTACGACGATTTCGTCTGGATGAAGAATTTCGGAGACCCCATGTTTCAAAGACATATTGCAG CTGCTAGTGTTTGGGGTTTGGTAGCTCTTCGGTTAGCTGATGAAGAAATATTGCCTTTTAACTATCTATCCTATGCATATGAGCTCCAG AAATGTGCAAAGAATTTGGAAGATGGGATATCAGATAAGGGAATAAATTTTGAACCACTATTCAAGTCCATCGAGGAGCTAACAAAAGCAGCTACCAAAATACAAAATGAA GCAATAAGAAAAAACAGAGGCTGGGGCTGGGCATCAATGTGGAAGAAAGACCAAGTAAGAGTGAGAGAACTCAATGACAGACTAATGATGGCAGAACGAGCATTCACAGACCAAGATGGGCTCTCTGGGAGGCCATGGTATAAGCATTTG ATATATGCACCCTCAAAGCATAATGACTATGGATCCAATTCCTTTCCTGGAATAGATGATGCAACTGAAACAGCAAAGAGTCTCAACACCTCAGAGTCATGGCACTATGTACAGCACGAAGTTTGGAGAGTCTCTAGAGCTGTGAGGCATGTCTCACGAGTTCTCAATGGTGAACTAACATGA